The proteins below come from a single Hyphomicrobium denitrificans ATCC 51888 genomic window:
- a CDS encoding TIGR02594 family protein: MDQPPWLQAAWAEFGVREIPGKEDAPEILRYFRDAGDTNVETEATPWCAAFLGAMLKRAGYAGTGSLLARSYLDWGDRLDDARFGAVAVLSRGDDPNAGHVGFLLSDTNGKLYLLGGNQGDAVTVASFDKARLLGLRWPKENVEAASKGDDAIFSRVLAHVLEMEGGFSNDPYDPGGPTNRGITLEVYAKFRKETLDDGTRARLIAELKRIPDAIVTAIYRQRYFDPASCPVFTAPLALMHFDAAVNHGVGAAIRMLQGVAGVTVDGEIGPETLAAIGAKSLADLLDDYAETRRARYRALPHFWRFGRGWLKRVDATLALARTWAAAEATNRGLIEPQQIAKGEGKMGEKSKTEISSSDDSKWWLNSKTMWGTLITAAATVIPVLGPAVGIVLPADLITSFGDQVVTAAQALAGLFGTALAIYGRLKADTPLVLRKN, encoded by the coding sequence GGCTTCAAGCCGCGTGGGCCGAATTCGGCGTGCGCGAAATTCCAGGCAAGGAGGATGCGCCCGAAATCCTGCGCTATTTCCGGGATGCCGGCGATACGAACGTCGAAACGGAAGCGACGCCGTGGTGCGCCGCGTTTCTCGGCGCCATGCTGAAGCGCGCCGGTTATGCGGGGACGGGATCGCTGCTCGCGCGGTCGTATCTCGATTGGGGTGACCGGCTCGATGACGCGCGCTTCGGTGCCGTTGCGGTGTTGTCGCGCGGCGACGATCCGAACGCCGGGCATGTCGGTTTCCTGCTCAGCGATACGAACGGCAAGCTCTATCTGCTCGGCGGCAATCAGGGCGATGCGGTGACGGTCGCGAGCTTCGACAAGGCGCGGCTTCTCGGGCTTCGCTGGCCCAAGGAAAACGTCGAGGCTGCGAGCAAGGGCGACGACGCGATTTTTTCGAGAGTGCTCGCGCACGTGCTCGAGATGGAGGGCGGATTTTCGAATGATCCTTATGATCCTGGAGGACCGACCAATCGCGGCATCACGCTCGAGGTCTATGCGAAATTCAGAAAAGAAACACTCGATGACGGAACGCGTGCGCGGCTGATCGCGGAGCTGAAGCGCATCCCCGATGCGATCGTCACCGCAATTTACCGGCAACGCTACTTTGATCCGGCGTCGTGTCCGGTTTTCACCGCGCCGTTGGCGCTGATGCATTTCGATGCCGCCGTGAACCATGGTGTCGGCGCTGCGATCCGGATGCTGCAAGGCGTCGCCGGCGTCACGGTCGATGGTGAAATCGGTCCCGAGACGCTCGCGGCGATCGGCGCCAAAAGCCTCGCCGATCTGCTCGACGATTATGCCGAGACACGGCGCGCACGCTACCGCGCGCTTCCGCATTTCTGGCGCTTCGGGCGCGGCTGGCTGAAGCGGGTCGACGCAACGCTGGCGCTGGCGCGCACGTGGGCGGCGGCCGAGGCCACGAACAGGGGGCTGATCGAGCCCCAGCAAATCGCAAAAGGAGAAGGCAAGATGGGTGAAAAGTCGAAGACTGAAATTTCAAGCAGCGACGACAGCAAATGGTGGCTGAACTCAAAGACGATGTGGGGTACGCTGATTACTGCGGCCGCGACCGTCATTCCGGTTCTCGGTCCGGCCGTCGGTATCGTTCTCCCGGCGGATCTGATCACGAGCTTCGGCGATCAGGTGGTGACCGCCGCGCAGGCGCTCGCGGGGCTCTTTGGCACGGCTCTGGCCATTTACGGACGCCTCAAGGCCGACACGCCGCTCGTCCTGCGGAAAAATTAA
- a CDS encoding response regulator transcription factor codes for MRALVVEDDKDLNRQLAAALADAGFAVDTAADGEEGYFLGDTEPYDVVILDIGLPKIDGISILEQWRRSDRKMPVILLTARDRWSDKVTGMDAGADDYLAKPFHMEELLARVRAQIRRASGHVKSEIECGPIRLDTKSARVTCDGLPVKLTSHEFRLLAYLMHHNGRVVSRTELVEHLYDQDFDRDSNTIEVFIGRLRKKIPGDVIQTVRGLGYRMSQGPDEA; via the coding sequence GTGCGCGCGCTCGTCGTTGAGGATGACAAGGATCTCAATCGCCAGCTGGCGGCGGCGCTCGCGGATGCGGGATTTGCCGTCGATACTGCAGCCGATGGGGAAGAGGGCTACTTTCTCGGCGATACCGAACCCTACGATGTCGTGATTTTGGACATCGGCCTGCCGAAGATCGACGGCATTTCAATTCTCGAACAATGGCGCCGCAGCGACCGCAAGATGCCGGTCATCCTGCTGACCGCCCGCGACCGCTGGAGCGACAAGGTCACCGGCATGGATGCGGGGGCGGACGACTATCTCGCCAAGCCGTTCCACATGGAAGAACTGCTCGCACGCGTCCGGGCGCAGATCCGGCGCGCCTCGGGTCATGTCAAATCCGAAATCGAATGCGGACCGATCCGTCTCGATACCAAGTCGGCGCGCGTGACGTGCGACGGACTTCCCGTCAAGCTGACGTCGCACGAATTCCGCCTGCTCGCTTATCTGATGCATCACAACGGCCGCGTCGTGTCGCGGACGGAACTGGTCGAGCATCTTTACGACCAGGACTTCGACCGGGATTCGAACACCATCGAGGTCTTCATCGGCCGCTTGCGAAAAAAAATCCCGGGCGACGTCATCCAGACCGTCCGTGGTCTCGGCTATCGCATGAGCCAAGGACCCGATGAGGCTTAA
- a CDS encoding sensor histidine kinase has protein sequence MRLNSLALRLFATSAAWTLLALPLAGYIIYSLYRDDVQLSFDAQLRKLLTQITVDSMGTSGDVPVIPPNLYEPLFEVTQSGWYWQIRPIDGAPGRTLVSPSLATAVLPSPYERRFPTDTSGTRWMNVPGPTNSTIRILEFIDSPGHDPENTKYSIIVAGPLDWFEATVKKFRTRLTSALALVGIGLLAATVFQVRFGLLPLRRIERGLASIRSGEVERLEGQLPAEIEPLQTELNALIDSNQDIIERARTQVGNLAHALKTPLAVITNEARDDRSKLGDKVAEQAQLMRDQISHYLDRARMAARAGAIGRVTPVDPTVEPLVRAIERIHGEKGIAISFSVQPGAQFQGEKQDLEEMLGNLLDNACKWGKAHAYLAATVDAPATAPRRKRLRITIEDDGPGLSAEQRAKIGKRGLRLDETKPGSGLGLSIVSDLATSYRGSLALDASEHGGLKAILELPAA, from the coding sequence ATGAGGCTTAACTCGCTCGCGTTGCGGCTGTTCGCGACCTCGGCGGCCTGGACGCTGCTGGCGCTGCCGCTTGCGGGTTACATCATCTATTCTCTGTATCGCGATGACGTGCAGCTGAGCTTCGACGCGCAGCTCCGAAAACTGCTGACGCAGATCACCGTCGACAGCATGGGCACGAGCGGCGACGTTCCCGTCATTCCGCCGAACCTTTACGAGCCGCTGTTCGAGGTGACGCAGTCCGGCTGGTACTGGCAGATCCGTCCGATCGACGGCGCACCAGGGCGAACGCTGGTTTCTCCCTCGCTCGCGACCGCCGTGCTTCCCTCTCCCTATGAGCGCAGATTTCCGACCGACACGTCCGGCACGCGCTGGATGAATGTCCCGGGACCGACGAACTCCACAATCCGCATTCTCGAATTCATCGATTCTCCGGGGCATGACCCCGAGAACACGAAATACTCGATCATTGTCGCGGGCCCGCTCGATTGGTTCGAAGCGACGGTGAAGAAATTCCGCACCCGTCTGACGAGCGCGCTGGCGCTGGTCGGTATCGGACTTCTGGCGGCGACGGTGTTTCAGGTGCGCTTCGGACTTTTGCCGTTGCGCCGCATCGAGCGTGGACTGGCGAGCATCCGGTCCGGCGAGGTTGAACGTCTCGAGGGGCAGCTTCCGGCCGAGATCGAACCGCTGCAGACCGAACTCAACGCGCTCATCGATTCCAATCAGGACATCATCGAACGTGCCCGAACGCAGGTCGGTAATCTGGCGCACGCCCTGAAGACGCCGCTTGCGGTGATCACCAATGAGGCGCGCGATGATCGCTCGAAGCTTGGCGATAAAGTCGCCGAGCAGGCGCAATTGATGCGCGATCAGATCAGCCATTATCTCGACCGGGCACGGATGGCCGCGCGGGCAGGCGCCATCGGCCGTGTCACGCCGGTCGACCCCACGGTCGAGCCGCTGGTGCGCGCGATCGAACGTATTCACGGCGAAAAAGGCATCGCGATTTCCTTCTCCGTGCAGCCCGGCGCGCAATTCCAGGGCGAGAAGCAGGATCTCGAGGAGATGCTCGGCAATCTGCTCGACAATGCCTGCAAGTGGGGCAAAGCCCACGCCTATCTGGCGGCGACCGTCGATGCCCCGGCGACTGCGCCTCGGCGGAAGCGGCTCAGAATCACGATCGAGGATGACGGTCCTGGTCTTTCGGCCGAGCAACGCGCCAAGATCGGCAAGCGCGGCCTGCGCCTCGATGAGACCAAACCCGGCTCGGGACTTGGCCTGTCGATCGTCAGCGATCTTGCCACGTCATACCGGGGGAGCCTGGCATTGGACGCCTCCGAGCATGGGGGTCTCAAAGCCATTCTAGAGCTTCCGGCGGCCTAG
- a CDS encoding RT0821/Lpp0805 family surface protein, whose product MRVVRFSIPLMAVAMLAGCSNGQGGIDNQNTGLVLGSVAGGLVGNQFGKGSGNVAATVAGAVVGGIVGSQIGKNLDERDRRLAEEAEFDALERGQSGVSRQWRDPDTGHYGEVVPSRPYKRGVADCRDYTHTVYVDGRPQQMRGTACRGQDGTWQGVG is encoded by the coding sequence ATGCGCGTCGTGCGCTTTTCGATTCCGCTGATGGCGGTCGCCATGCTGGCCGGGTGCAGCAATGGCCAGGGCGGCATAGATAATCAGAATACGGGGCTCGTTCTCGGCAGCGTCGCCGGCGGGCTCGTCGGCAATCAGTTCGGCAAGGGCAGCGGCAACGTCGCCGCGACCGTTGCTGGCGCCGTCGTCGGCGGCATTGTCGGCAGCCAGATCGGCAAGAATCTCGACGAACGCGACCGGCGTCTTGCCGAGGAAGCGGAATTCGATGCGCTCGAGCGCGGACAGTCCGGCGTTTCGCGCCAGTGGCGTGATCCCGACACCGGCCATTACGGCGAGGTTGTTCCGAGCCGTCCTTACAAGCGCGGCGTCGCCGACTGCCGCGACTACACGCATACCGTCTACGTCGACGGACGGCCGCAACAGATGCGCGGCACGGCCTGCCGGGGTCAGGATGGGACGTGGCAAGGCGTCGGCTGA
- the ccmI gene encoding c-type cytochrome biogenesis protein CcmI — protein sequence MVFWILVACLVAVVTLVITRPLLRASPKTVEDPDAVTAAADIAVYKDQLKEVAADEASGTLASEEAESARSEIARRLLRSTADKDRIDTAELPKRASFAAYASILTSIALPIVSLGLYLAYGAPGMPGDPLSTRLAQRENSNNPNDLVAKVEERLRAHPEDGTGWGVIAPVYYAMGRYADAANAYANAIRIVGESPDRLQGFANARIRLENGVIPEDARKTLERLLVIAPERKEPRIWLALAKEQDGKLAEAAADYRKLIEEAPTDAPWRQMLEARLANLTSADGKPPSVLALPKKDAGDTSMPRPPEGSPSAVMSMTPEQRQAFITQMVDGLAARLKTDGTDAAGWLKLIRAYQVLGRQDDAVKALSDARTNLKNDQVGLARVDDLARELGLGG from the coding sequence ATGGTTTTCTGGATCCTAGTGGCCTGTCTTGTGGCGGTGGTGACGCTTGTCATCACGCGCCCGCTGCTCAGAGCTTCGCCGAAAACGGTCGAGGACCCGGACGCCGTCACGGCGGCCGCCGATATCGCGGTCTACAAGGATCAGCTCAAGGAAGTCGCAGCCGATGAGGCAAGCGGCACTCTTGCGTCGGAAGAAGCGGAAAGCGCCCGTTCCGAAATCGCGCGGCGGCTGCTTCGCTCGACCGCAGACAAAGACCGGATCGATACGGCTGAGCTTCCTAAGCGGGCGAGTTTTGCCGCCTACGCGTCGATCCTGACGTCAATCGCGCTGCCGATCGTCAGCCTCGGGCTTTATCTCGCGTACGGAGCACCGGGAATGCCGGGCGATCCGCTGAGCACTCGGCTCGCGCAACGAGAGAACTCCAACAACCCGAACGATCTCGTCGCCAAGGTCGAGGAGCGGCTTCGCGCGCACCCCGAGGACGGTACGGGCTGGGGCGTGATCGCGCCGGTCTATTACGCGATGGGTCGCTATGCCGACGCGGCGAACGCCTACGCCAACGCAATCCGCATCGTCGGCGAATCCCCGGACCGGCTGCAAGGTTTCGCGAACGCGAGAATCCGGCTCGAGAACGGCGTCATTCCGGAAGACGCGCGCAAGACGCTCGAACGTCTGCTGGTGATTGCTCCCGAGAGAAAAGAACCTCGCATCTGGCTGGCGCTCGCAAAGGAGCAGGACGGCAAGCTGGCGGAAGCCGCAGCCGACTATCGCAAGCTGATCGAGGAGGCGCCGACCGACGCGCCATGGCGGCAAATGCTCGAAGCGCGCCTCGCCAATCTGACATCCGCAGACGGCAAGCCGCCTTCGGTGCTAGCGCTGCCGAAGAAAGACGCGGGCGACACGTCCATGCCTCGGCCTCCGGAGGGATCGCCGTCGGCGGTCATGTCGATGACGCCGGAGCAGCGCCAAGCCTTCATCACGCAAATGGTCGATGGGCTGGCGGCGCGCCTCAAAACCGACGGCACGGACGCGGCAGGCTGGCTGAAGCTCATTCGCGCCTATCAGGTTCTCGGACGACAGGACGATGCGGTGAAGGCCTTGTCGGATGCGCGGACCAATCTCAAAAACGATCAGGTCGGCCTGGCGCGCGTCGATGATCTCGCGCGCGAGCTCGGACTTGGAGGCTGA
- the ccmE gene encoding cytochrome c maturation protein CcmE, with the protein MTRKQKRGVLIGGGVATLAVALILVLFALKDSVVFFHTPSDIAEKGVPSGQRIRLGGLVENGSVVREGTTIKFKVTDTLKEIPVTFTGVLPDLFREGQGVVAEGVLDGDGDFKADSVLAKHDENYMPREVANALEERGVKLGSGAHPSGAKTETP; encoded by the coding sequence ATGACACGGAAACAAAAGCGCGGCGTTCTGATCGGTGGTGGCGTTGCGACGCTCGCGGTCGCGCTGATCCTCGTGCTCTTCGCGCTGAAGGATAGCGTCGTCTTCTTTCATACGCCGAGCGACATCGCCGAAAAGGGCGTGCCGAGCGGCCAGCGCATCAGGCTCGGCGGTCTCGTTGAAAACGGCTCGGTCGTGCGCGAGGGAACGACGATCAAATTCAAGGTGACCGACACCTTGAAGGAAATCCCCGTGACATTCACCGGCGTTCTGCCCGATCTATTCCGGGAAGGGCAGGGCGTCGTCGCCGAGGGCGTGCTCGATGGCGACGGCGACTTCAAGGCCGACAGCGTGCTCGCCAAGCACGACGAGAATTACATGCCGCGAGAGGTCGCGAACGCTCTGGAAGAAAGGGGCGTGAAACTTGGTTCGGGCGCGCATCCCTCGGGTGCCAAAACCGAGACGCCTTAA
- a CDS encoding heme lyase CcmF/NrfE family subunit — protein MIIEFGHFALILALLVAVVQVVLPMAGASLKDERMMRVAEPAAVSQFILLAIAFVALMHAYVTSDFSVANVAENSHSTKPLIYKMAGVWGNHEGSMLLWVLILALFGAAVALFGTNLPPSLRARVLSVQASIAVAFLLFSILTSNPFLRLVPAPSDGRGLNPILQDPALAFHPPFLYTGYVGFSIAFSFAIAALIEGRIDAAWARWVRPWTLAAWMFLTIGISMGSWWAYYELGWGGWWFWDPVENASFMPWLAGTALLHSALVMEKREALKVWTVLLAILTFSLSLMGTFIVRSGVLTSVHSFAVDPARGVFILAILILFTGGGLALFALRASEMQTGGIFQPISREGSLVLNNLLLVTATATVLVGTLYPMALEGLTGEKISVGPPFFDSTFGPLMIPLLLALPIGPMLAWKRGDLAGVMQRLAFAVLAAIIAIVATYAVGHRGPWLAPFGIGLGVYVMMGAIAEWASRIKLAQAPVSESFRRARNLPRSAYGTLLAHFGVGMLVVGIIATSAYREEHILVMKPGQTLSVAGYDVKFTGFESGRGPNYREDFADFDVMRSGTSIGRLRPSKRLYDAPPQPTTEAGIHASWRGDLYLVIGDSQPDGGYAVRAYFNPLVRFIWLGTLIMFLGGGISLSDRRLRIGVPAGRGRRAIAVPAE, from the coding sequence ATGATCATCGAGTTCGGACACTTCGCATTGATCCTGGCGCTGCTCGTCGCCGTGGTGCAGGTCGTCCTGCCGATGGCCGGCGCATCTCTCAAAGACGAACGTATGATGCGCGTCGCCGAGCCTGCCGCCGTCTCGCAGTTCATCCTGCTTGCGATCGCCTTCGTAGCGTTGATGCACGCTTATGTGACGTCGGACTTCTCGGTCGCGAACGTCGCGGAGAACTCGCATTCGACGAAGCCACTGATCTACAAAATGGCCGGCGTCTGGGGCAATCACGAAGGCTCGATGCTGCTTTGGGTGCTGATCCTGGCCCTGTTCGGCGCTGCCGTCGCGCTGTTCGGCACGAACCTTCCGCCGAGCTTGCGCGCACGCGTTCTTTCGGTGCAGGCATCGATCGCCGTCGCGTTTCTGCTGTTCTCGATCCTGACGTCGAACCCGTTTCTGCGTCTCGTCCCGGCGCCATCCGACGGGCGCGGATTGAATCCGATCCTGCAAGACCCTGCGTTGGCGTTTCATCCGCCGTTTCTCTACACAGGCTACGTCGGCTTCTCGATCGCGTTTTCGTTTGCAATTGCCGCGCTGATCGAAGGCCGCATCGACGCCGCATGGGCGCGCTGGGTCAGGCCGTGGACGCTCGCCGCGTGGATGTTTCTGACGATCGGCATTTCGATGGGGTCGTGGTGGGCGTATTACGAACTCGGTTGGGGCGGCTGGTGGTTCTGGGACCCGGTCGAGAACGCGTCCTTCATGCCTTGGCTCGCGGGGACCGCGCTGCTGCATTCCGCGCTCGTGATGGAAAAACGCGAAGCACTGAAAGTATGGACGGTGCTGCTCGCGATCCTGACGTTCTCTCTGTCTCTGATGGGGACGTTCATCGTGCGCTCCGGCGTGCTGACGTCGGTGCATTCGTTCGCGGTCGATCCAGCGCGCGGCGTGTTCATCCTCGCCATCCTGATTTTGTTCACGGGCGGCGGGCTGGCGCTATTTGCGTTGCGCGCGAGCGAGATGCAGACCGGTGGCATCTTCCAGCCGATCAGCCGCGAGGGCAGCCTCGTACTGAACAACCTGCTGCTTGTTACCGCGACCGCGACCGTTCTCGTCGGCACGCTTTATCCGATGGCGCTCGAAGGTCTGACGGGTGAGAAAATTTCGGTCGGTCCGCCGTTCTTTGATTCGACGTTCGGTCCGCTGATGATTCCGCTGCTGCTGGCGCTTCCCATCGGTCCGATGCTCGCGTGGAAACGCGGCGATCTCGCAGGTGTCATGCAGCGTTTGGCTTTCGCCGTGCTGGCCGCGATCATCGCGATCGTCGCCACCTATGCCGTGGGCCATCGCGGCCCGTGGCTGGCGCCGTTCGGCATCGGTCTCGGCGTTTACGTGATGATGGGCGCGATTGCGGAATGGGCGAGCCGCATCAAGCTTGCTCAGGCGCCGGTGTCGGAAAGTTTCCGACGCGCTCGTAATCTCCCGCGCTCCGCCTACGGAACGCTGCTTGCGCATTTCGGCGTCGGCATGCTTGTCGTCGGCATCATCGCGACGAGCGCCTATCGCGAGGAACATATCCTCGTCATGAAGCCCGGCCAGACACTTTCAGTGGCTGGCTATGACGTGAAGTTCACAGGCTTCGAAAGCGGTCGCGGGCCGAACTATCGCGAAGACTTCGCGGACTTCGATGTCATGCGCAGCGGCACATCGATCGGACGTTTGCGTCCGTCAAAGCGGCTCTACGATGCTCCGCCGCAGCCGACAACGGAAGCCGGCATCCACGCGTCCTGGCGCGGCGATCTCTATCTCGTCATCGGCGATTCACAGCCGGATGGAGGCTACGCGGTGCGCGCGTACTTCAATCCGCTGGTGCGCTTCATCTGGCTTGGTACGCTGATCATGTTCCTCGGCGGCGGCATTTCGCTTTCCGACCGGCGGCTGCGGATCGGCGTTCCGGCGGGTCGGGGACGGCGTGCGATCGCCGTTCCAGCGGAGTAA
- a CDS encoding cytochrome c-type biogenesis protein codes for MRRLFAIAVFAMAIVANAAGVLAVQPGEMLSDPALEKRARTISSELRCLVCQNESIDDSDAPLAADLRRLVRERLVAHDSDAQVIDYVVARYGEFVLLRPRFQLSTLLLWLTPILVFIAGLTLAARAAARPKAAPSAALSDDEKDKLSKILSSDQS; via the coding sequence ATGCGGCGGCTATTTGCGATTGCGGTTTTTGCGATGGCGATCGTCGCCAACGCTGCGGGCGTGCTTGCCGTTCAACCTGGTGAAATGCTGTCCGACCCCGCGCTGGAAAAGCGGGCGCGAACGATTTCGTCCGAGTTGCGCTGCCTCGTCTGCCAAAATGAATCGATCGATGACAGCGATGCCCCACTCGCAGCGGATTTGCGCCGTCTCGTGCGCGAACGCCTCGTGGCTCACGATAGCGATGCACAAGTCATCGACTACGTCGTCGCTCGCTACGGCGAATTCGTGCTGTTGCGGCCGCGCTTTCAGTTGTCGACGCTGCTGCTCTGGCTGACGCCCATTCTGGTGTTCATCGCGGGGCTGACGTTGGCGGCGCGGGCCGCGGCGAGACCGAAGGCTGCTCCAAGTGCGGCGCTTTCGGATGACGAGAAAGACAAGCTCTCGAAAATCCTTTCCAGCGACCAAAGCTAG
- a CDS encoding Do family serine endopeptidase, whose product MLFPNRAPKIATSRITKIAPSFVALAAVATAGFGYFIPSYTVRADTNAAQTIETPMGRAPLSFADLIERVKPAVVSVSVVNDGGASKLAENKKNDKFDKRGGGNFNMPDLPPDHPLHDFFKNLPKDFGQQEERPKIVQGQGSGFVISPDGYVVTNNHVIDGATKIVITFDNDDTKYEAKLVGADQRTDVALLKIDSTKTFPAVKFSTKAPRVGDWALAVGNPFGLGGTVTAGIVSALARDIGSGPYDYMQIDAAVNRGNSGGPTFNLDGDVIGVNTAIFSPSGGNVGIAFDIPAKTVSEVVTQLKATGTVKRGWLGVKIQNVDEDTASSLGLNEAHGALVSEVTANGPAAAAGIKTQDAILQVNDSKVADSRDLARKIAELSPDSPVNIKVWRNNAEKVINVKLGLFPKNAEALLSGDNDQNDNNSNKEDSKPAQTELSQLGVTLMPARSGSNQEGVVIAEVDPSSDAAEKGLKAGDVILEVSGETVKTPDDVSAGVKKAQGLQRKAVLLHIKSSDQKRFVAVQLSTKKG is encoded by the coding sequence ATGCTGTTCCCCAATCGCGCGCCAAAGATTGCTACCTCTCGTATTACGAAAATTGCTCCGTCTTTTGTGGCGCTCGCCGCCGTCGCAACGGCAGGATTTGGCTATTTCATTCCGTCCTACACGGTCCGGGCCGACACCAATGCCGCCCAAACCATCGAAACGCCGATGGGCCGCGCTCCGCTTTCCTTCGCGGATCTCATCGAGCGCGTGAAGCCGGCGGTCGTCTCGGTGTCGGTCGTCAATGACGGCGGCGCCTCGAAATTGGCCGAGAACAAGAAGAACGATAAATTCGACAAGCGTGGCGGCGGCAACTTCAATATGCCCGACCTCCCTCCGGATCATCCGCTGCACGATTTCTTCAAGAATCTGCCGAAGGATTTCGGTCAGCAGGAAGAGCGTCCGAAGATCGTTCAAGGCCAGGGTTCGGGATTTGTCATCTCGCCCGACGGTTATGTCGTGACGAATAATCACGTGATCGATGGCGCGACGAAGATTGTCATTACCTTCGATAACGACGACACGAAGTATGAAGCGAAGCTCGTCGGCGCCGATCAGCGGACCGACGTTGCGCTTCTCAAAATCGACAGCACAAAGACGTTTCCTGCCGTGAAGTTCTCGACCAAGGCACCTCGCGTCGGCGATTGGGCACTGGCGGTCGGCAATCCCTTCGGTCTTGGCGGTACAGTGACGGCCGGTATCGTGTCGGCACTGGCGCGCGATATCGGATCGGGACCGTATGACTACATGCAGATCGACGCCGCCGTGAACCGCGGCAACTCGGGCGGTCCGACCTTCAACCTCGATGGCGACGTGATCGGCGTCAACACGGCGATCTTCTCTCCGTCGGGCGGCAACGTCGGCATCGCGTTCGACATTCCTGCCAAGACGGTGTCTGAGGTCGTGACGCAGCTCAAGGCGACCGGAACGGTCAAGCGCGGCTGGCTCGGCGTCAAGATTCAGAACGTCGACGAAGATACGGCTTCGAGCCTTGGTCTGAACGAGGCACACGGCGCGCTGGTCAGCGAAGTCACCGCGAACGGCCCGGCCGCGGCTGCCGGCATCAAGACGCAGGATGCGATCCTGCAGGTCAACGATTCCAAAGTCGCCGATAGCCGTGACCTGGCACGCAAGATCGCAGAGCTGTCTCCGGACTCGCCCGTCAACATCAAGGTGTGGCGCAACAACGCCGAGAAGGTGATCAACGTCAAACTCGGTCTCTTCCCGAAGAACGCTGAAGCTTTGTTGAGCGGCGACAACGACCAGAACGACAACAACAGCAACAAGGAAGACAGCAAGCCTGCGCAGACGGAGCTGAGCCAGCTTGGCGTGACGCTGATGCCGGCGCGCTCCGGCTCGAACCAGGAAGGTGTCGTCATCGCCGAGGTCGATCCTTCATCGGACGCCGCCGAGAAGGGGCTCAAGGCCGGTGACGTGATCCTCGAGGTCTCGGGCGAAACCGTTAAGACGCCTGACGACGTGTCGGCCGGGGTGAAGAAAGCCCAGGGTCTGCAGCGCAAAGCCGTGCTGCTGCACATCAAATCGTCTGATCAGAAACGGTTTGTGGCCGTTCAGCTGTCCACCAAGAAGGGCTGA
- a CDS encoding response regulator transcription factor: MRVLVIEDDRETAQFLQKSLKENGHTADLAGDGEAGLALATDGAYDVLIVDRMLPLLDGLSVIKSLRAEGNRTPVLILSALGEVDDRVKGLRAGGDDYLTKPYAYSELLARVEALGRRTAPEEQQTRISVGDLVLDRLSHRVTRSGEHILLQPREYRLLEYLMQHAGQVVTRTMLLEHVWDYHFDPQTNVIDVHVSRLRAKIDKNFDKPLLHTVRGAGYTIRDGPT; the protein is encoded by the coding sequence ATGCGCGTGCTCGTAATCGAAGACGACAGGGAAACGGCGCAGTTCCTTCAGAAGTCTTTGAAAGAGAATGGGCACACAGCCGATCTCGCCGGTGACGGCGAAGCGGGATTGGCGCTTGCGACGGACGGCGCCTACGACGTTCTGATCGTCGACCGCATGCTGCCGCTTCTCGACGGACTCTCGGTCATCAAGTCTTTGCGCGCCGAGGGCAACCGCACGCCGGTTCTCATTCTTTCGGCGCTTGGCGAAGTCGACGATCGCGTCAAAGGTCTGCGCGCTGGCGGCGACGATTATCTGACGAAGCCCTACGCCTATTCCGAATTGCTGGCACGCGTCGAGGCGCTTGGACGGCGCACGGCACCGGAAGAGCAGCAGACGCGCATCTCGGTCGGCGATCTTGTCCTCGACAGGCTGTCCCATCGCGTGACGCGCAGCGGCGAGCACATTCTTCTGCAGCCGCGCGAATATCGCCTGCTCGAATACCTGATGCAGCACGCGGGGCAGGTCGTGACGCGCACGATGCTGCTCGAGCATGTCTGGGACTATCACTTCGATCCGCAGACGAACGTCATCGACGTGCATGTCTCGCGCCTGCGCGCCAAGATCGACAAGAATTTCGACAAGCCGCTGCTG